From the Prochlorococcus marinus str. GP2 genome, the window TTATTCTAATTATTTTTTAGAAAGAGTTTTCTCAATTATTTCACTCTTGATTAATTTCAAAGAATTTCCATCTCTGATCACATCTAAACTTACAAAACTATTAAGAAATTCAAGAGAAATTTCACCTTTTATGATTAATTTAAAATTTTTATTTTTTAAATTATGCATCTTTGAAGTAGAACGGACTTTAATAACAACCTCTTTGTTTTGAGTGTTGACAAATACTAATTCTCCCCTAACAGAAAAATAATTGTCTTTTAAGTCTAATTCTTCCAATAGCTTTGAAAAGTTTTTTTTGGAATAGTCATCTGTAAAATCATTAAGTTGATAAGGATCCCAAATTCCCGAAATCTGTAAATGCAACTTTTGAGTATTTTTATTCTTTGGGTAAACAATCCAAAAATAACTTTTCTTTAAATCAATATGCTTCTTTAAAAGGGATAATGCTTTTCCAAGAACTACTGTTTCAATTTTTTCACCTTTATTATCGGTTAAAACACCCCTATTTAATTGCTCACTACTATGGGGGGTAAATTTACCATTAATAATACCAATTGCTCTATATTGCAGTTGATTAGTAACTTTTGGAATGGGATTTTTTAGCATATTAGGAGCAAAAATGGCAAATTCATCTTATTAAATTACTGATTTTCCTCCCAACCATGAAAAGAATTTAAAGCTTCATCTAAAGCATCAGAAGGGTCTGTAGCATCATTCATACTATTAGCTCTCCTAATCATTTCAACTATTTCAAATGGATTTGTTGGCAAGGTTGAAGGATCACTATCTAATTTAGTTGATTGATCAATTTGCGTATCTTCAGAATAGTAATCAGCACTTAGGTAGTCGCTATTTAAGGAAATTATAGAAATAAAAAAAATAACTATAGGTATTGGTTTTCCTAGAATTCTATAAAGTTGGATATTCATATTATTTAATTTCAAAATTTTTTAAAGTTAAAATTTTTTGCTAATTTAATTTTACATATTTTATTGGAAATTTGTTAATAGCAACTTGGAATGTTAACTCTATAAGAACCAGACTTTCACAAATATTAGATTGGATTGATCAAGTCAATCCTGATATTCTATGTTTGCAGGAAACAAAAGTAGTGGATGATAGTTTCCCAAGTGAGCCATTCAAAAAATTAGGATATTCAGTAGAGGTTTACGGACAAAAGTCATATAATGGAGTCGCTATTATTTCTAAGATAAAAGCCAAAAATGTTAAGAAAGGGTTCTGTGGTAGCGAAGAATCTGGTCATAATATTGAAACTTTCCTAGACCAAAAAAGATTAATTTCCGCTGATATTAATGGGATAAAGATTATAAATGTCTATGTTCCAAATGGATCTTCAGTAGATTCAGATAAGTTTGAATACAAAATAAATTGGTTAAGCTGTTTGGCCTCTTTTTTGGATGAACAAGAAAAAAAAGGAGAATTAGTTTGTCTAATGGGTGATTTTAATATTGCTCCATCTAACTTAGATATTCATGATCCAAAGAAATATGAAGGGGGAATAATGGCAACCGAGATAGAAAGAAATGCATTAAACAATGTCCTGAAAGGAAGATTAATAGATTCTTTCAGGATTTTTGAAAAAAATACTGGTCATTGGAGTTGGTGGGATTACCGTAACAAAGCATATGAATACAACAAAGGTTGGAGAATAGACCATATCTACATCAGTAAAGAACTTTCATCAAAACTGAAAAGCTGTGTGATAGACAGCTTACCAAGGTCAAATTTACGCCCAAGCGATCATGCCCCAGTAATGATAAATCTCAACCTTAATGACATAGATGAAGATTTTTTTGACGATGAGGATAATATTTTCGAAATATAATTAAAACATGTAAAATTCTTCTCATGCCCGAAATCGATTATAAATAAAGAGATATCAAGGGTAATATTTTATTAGATTATCATTTCCTGAAATTTAATGATTTACAATCCGAACTATCGCATTAAAAATATCATA encodes:
- the xth gene encoding exodeoxyribonuclease III — its product is MLIATWNVNSIRTRLSQILDWIDQVNPDILCLQETKVVDDSFPSEPFKKLGYSVEVYGQKSYNGVAIISKIKAKNVKKGFCGSEESGHNIETFLDQKRLISADINGIKIINVYVPNGSSVDSDKFEYKINWLSCLASFLDEQEKKGELVCLMGDFNIAPSNLDIHDPKKYEGGIMATEIERNALNNVLKGRLIDSFRIFEKNTGHWSWWDYRNKAYEYNKGWRIDHIYISKELSSKLKSCVIDSLPRSNLRPSDHAPVMINLNLNDIDEDFFDDEDNIFEI